Proteins co-encoded in one Desulfovibrio sp. Huiquan2017 genomic window:
- a CDS encoding redoxin domain-containing protein, whose translation MSEEFDTNDTMPDFAKVGQPVPEFTLEAFDPTEGGFVDVNLGALRKEGKWAILFFYPADFTFVCPTELADLATRYEDLQKLGAEVISVSTDTKYSHMAWKTSERLLENVRFKMGSDPTGEVSRFFDVWDYDTGLALRGTFVINPEGVLVSSEINFYNVGRNADELVRKVEANTYLIEHPAEVCPAKWTPGEKTLTPNDGMVGKVYEALNPID comes from the coding sequence ATGAGCGAAGAATTCGATACCAACGACACCATGCCTGATTTCGCCAAAGTGGGCCAGCCCGTACCCGAATTTACCCTGGAAGCCTTCGACCCCACCGAGGGCGGCTTCGTTGACGTGAACCTGGGCGCGCTGCGCAAGGAAGGCAAATGGGCCATCCTGTTCTTCTACCCGGCCGACTTCACCTTTGTCTGCCCCACCGAGCTGGCCGACCTGGCCACCCGCTACGAGGATCTGCAAAAGCTCGGAGCCGAAGTCATCTCCGTGTCCACGGACACCAAGTACTCGCACATGGCCTGGAAGACCTCCGAGCGGCTGCTGGAAAACGTCCGCTTCAAGATGGGTTCCGACCCGACCGGCGAGGTCTCCCGATTCTTCGACGTCTGGGACTACGACACCGGCCTGGCCCTGCGCGGCACCTTCGTCATCAACCCCGAAGGCGTGCTTGTCTCCTCCGAGATCAACTTCTACAACGTGGGCCGCAACGCCGACGAACTGGTCCGCAAGGTGGAGGCCAACACCTACCTCATCGAGCACCCGGCCGAGGTCTGCCCGGCCAAGTGGACCCCCGGCGAAAAGACTCTGACCCCCAACGACGGGATGGTCGGCAAGGTCTACGAAGCCCTCAACCCCATCGACTAG